A region of Pseudomonadota bacterium DNA encodes the following proteins:
- a CDS encoding long-chain fatty acid--CoA ligase: MVMRCKGQRNDGLLDLRRLDCLGAALRDACLTYNSNTALIETDRVRDNTRLTYPQLRAEAEMVAARLQAAGFSPGDRCAIVMSNQSKWVIAGLGALWAGAVLVPLDYKLTAAEQLALLAHAKPKALITEYPLWRSLAQAGRTPFQGLVITVSEAPAMADLAGAGRWEDKVATDFRYVERGRRDTACIVYSSGTGGTPKGCMLTHDSYLTQAQA; encoded by the coding sequence ATGGTCATGCGCTGCAAGGGTCAACGAAACGACGGCCTGCTCGATCTGCGACGGCTCGACTGCCTGGGAGCAGCGCTGCGTGACGCGTGCTTGACCTACAACAGCAACACCGCGCTCATCGAGACGGATCGGGTACGAGACAACACGCGCTTGACCTACCCCCAGCTGCGCGCCGAGGCCGAGATGGTGGCCGCTCGGCTGCAGGCAGCGGGCTTTTCGCCGGGTGACCGCTGCGCGATCGTCATGTCGAATCAGAGCAAGTGGGTAATCGCAGGACTGGGCGCCCTGTGGGCCGGCGCTGTGCTGGTGCCGCTGGACTACAAGCTGACAGCCGCCGAGCAGCTGGCTCTGCTGGCGCACGCCAAGCCGAAGGCGCTCATCACCGAGTACCCCCTGTGGCGTTCCCTGGCCCAAGCCGGTCGGACGCCGTTTCAGGGCCTTGTGATCACGGTGAGCGAGGCGCCCGCGATGGCAGACCTGGCCGGCGCCGGCCGCTGGGAAGATAAGGTCGCGACGGATTTCCGGTACGTAGAGCGCGGGCGGCGCGACACTGCCTGCATCGTGTACTCGTCGGGCACGGGGGGCACTCCGAAAGGCTGCATGCTGACGCACGACAGCTACCTCACACAGGCGCAAGCTC
- a CDS encoding enoyl-CoA hydratase/isomerase family protein has product MIRWTTRSGICELELRREPCNEIGSQMLRELEGFLRELDLRGVRALIVHSSRRRGFCAGADLRELASVMRAHPTGREARTAAQRLANRALRSAGLRRFIDRVHAVMDALDTLPIVTLGAVHGVCFGGGFELALTCDLLIAERSARFCFPELRLGIIPGFGGIPRLKRALPNPVIRDMLLTGRSINAKRAAELGLVSQAVAPGQALAVAREVAHQITHFERSAVSEAKAFIKPLPQKELRQERALFLRMCQGPWLEQALRRFEQSSDRMPYLPQGM; this is encoded by the coding sequence ATGATCCGTTGGACCACGCGAAGCGGAATCTGCGAGCTCGAGCTGCGTCGAGAGCCTTGCAACGAGATCGGGAGCCAGATGCTGCGAGAGCTGGAGGGTTTCTTGCGCGAGCTCGACTTGCGCGGCGTGCGGGCTTTGATCGTTCACAGCAGCCGGCGGCGCGGCTTTTGCGCGGGCGCCGACCTCAGGGAATTGGCATCGGTCATGCGGGCGCATCCGACGGGTAGGGAGGCGCGCACTGCTGCCCAAAGGCTCGCCAACCGCGCGCTGCGCTCCGCCGGCCTGCGCCGCTTCATCGATCGGGTCCACGCGGTCATGGACGCACTGGACACCCTGCCTATCGTGACGTTGGGTGCCGTTCACGGCGTGTGTTTCGGGGGGGGGTTCGAGCTTGCCTTGACCTGTGACCTGCTGATCGCGGAGCGCAGCGCCAGATTCTGTTTCCCGGAGCTGCGCCTGGGCATCATTCCGGGTTTCGGGGGCATCCCGCGGCTCAAGCGCGCACTGCCGAATCCCGTAATCCGTGACATGCTGCTCACGGGGCGCAGCATCAACGCGAAACGAGCTGCTGAGCTGGGGCTCGTCAGCCAGGCGGTGGCCCCGGGCCAGGCGCTCGCGGTGGCACGCGAGGTGGCCCACCAGATCACTCATTTCGAACGCAGCGCGGTGTCGGAGGCCAAGGCGTTCATCAAGCCGCTGCCGCAAAAGGAATTGCGACAGGAAAGGGCGCTCTTCCTGCGTATGTGCCAGGGTCCGTGGCTCGAGCAGGCGCTGAGGCGCTTCGAGCAGAGCTCGGACCGCATGCCCTACCTGCCCCAGGGAATGTGA